Proteins encoded together in one Lathyrus oleraceus cultivar Zhongwan6 chromosome 5, CAAS_Psat_ZW6_1.0, whole genome shotgun sequence window:
- the LOC127083014 gene encoding ultraviolet-B receptor UVR8 → MDATTSGTPTIQYHNITDQTITAIVVATPLPTFQRQQRHCFGNSTPGEFPLSANPSIVLHVLTACNLDPQDLAKLEATCSFFRQPANFAPDLALSLSELAAFDMCRKRAIFKPMTTEERQDLKQRCGGSWKLVLRYLLAGEACCRREKSQAIAGPGHSIAVTSKGDVYSFGSNSSGQLGHGTTDEEWRPRPIRTLQGIRIIQAAAGAGRTMLITDSGQVYAFGKDSFGEAEYGGQGSKVVTSPQLVESLKNIFVVQAAIGNFFTAVLSREGRVYTFSWGNDGKLGHHTDPNDMEPHPLLGALEDIPVVQIAAGYCYLLCLACQPSGMSVYSVGCGLGGKLGHGTRTDEKFPRLIEQFQTLNIQPMVVAAGAWHAAVVGQDGRVCTWGWGRYGCLGHGNEECEAAPKVVEALTNVKAVHVATGDYTTFVVSEDGDVYSFGCGESASLGHNAVNDEQGNRHANVLNPELVTSLKQINERVVQISLTNSIYWNAHTFALTESGKLYGFGAGDKGQLGIELVANQTERVNPERVDIDLG, encoded by the exons ATGGATGCCACAACCAGCGGAACCCCGACTATTCAATACCATAACATCACTGACCAGACAATTACTGCCATTGTTGTTGCCACACCACTTCCGACTTTCCAAAGGCAACAGCGACATTGCTTTGGGAACTCTACTCCCGGAGAGTTTCCTTTGTCTGCTAATCCCTCTATTGTCCTCCATGTTCTTACCGCGTGTAATTTGGATCCTCAAGACCTTGCTAAACTAGAG GCAACATGCTCTTTCTTCAGGCAGCCAGCAAACTTTGCTCCGGATTTAGCGCTGTCATTATCCGAGCTTGCTGCATTTGACATGTGCCGAAAGAGAGCCATCTTTAAGCCAATGACAACAGAAGAAAGGCAAGATTTGAAGCAAAGATGTGGAGGCTCTTGGAAGTTGGTTCTAAGGTATTTATTGGCTGGAGAAGCATGTTGCAGGAGGGAGAAATCACAGGCAATAGCAGGTCCTGGTCACAGCATTGCTGTGACATCTAAAGGGGATGTTTATTCGTTTGGATCCAACAGTTCAGGACAACTCGGGCACGGCACCACCGATGAAGAATGGCGACCGCGGCCAATAAG AACTTTGCAAGGCATTCGAATTATACAAGCTGCTGCCGGTGCTGGGAGGACAATGTTGATCACTGATTCCGGACAAGTCTATGCATTTGGAAAAGATTCTTTTGGAGAAGCTGAATACGGAGGTCAAGGATCCAAAGTTGTCACAAGTCCACAGTTGGTGGAGTCTTTGAAAAACATATTTGTTGTCCAAGCTGCAATTGGTAACTTTTTTACCGCGGTATTGTCAAGAGAAGGCAGGGTTTATACATTTTCTTGGGGTAACGATGGAAAACTCGGCCACCACACTGATCCAAATGATATGGAACCTCATCCTTTATTAGGAGCTTTGGAAGACATACCAGTAGTGCAAATTGCCGCGGGATATTGCTACCTTCTTTGTTTGGCTTGTCAACCTAGTGGAAT GTCAGTATACTCCGTTGGGTGTGGCTTGGGAGGCAAGCTAGGACACGGAACAAGAACTGACGAAAAGTTCCCTCGTTTGATCGAACAGTTCCAGACGCTAAACATTCAACCCATGGTGGTGGCAGCCGGTGCATGGCACGCTGCAGTTGTAGGACAGGATGGCCGTGTTTGCACATGGGGATGGGGCCGATACGGTTGTTTGGGACACGGGAATGAAGAATGTGAAGCAGCACCTAAGGTAGTAGAAGCATTGACCAATGTCAAAGCTGTTCATGTCGCAACAGGAGATTACACAACCTTTGTGGTCTCTGAAGATGGTGACGTTTATTCATTCGGTTGTGGAGAATCTGCTAGTCTCGGTCATAACGCAGTAAATGACGAACAG GGAAACAGGCATGCGAATGTGTTAAACCCCGAGCTCGTGACATCGCTGAAGCAGATCAATGAAAGGGTGGTACAGATTAGTCTGACAAATTCGATATACTGGAACGCCCATACCTTTGCTCTAACTGAATCAGGGAAGCTTTATGGATTTGGGGCAGGAGACAAAGGACAGCTAGGAATTGAACTTGTTGCGAACCAGACAGAAAGGGTAAATCCGGAACGGGTTGACATTGATCTCGGCTAA